The segment TCCAGATAGTACCTGTTGTCTAGCGGCGCAAAGGCCTCGCGGATCGGCTCCCCGTACAAGATAAACCCGCGATGGTAGACTACTGTAAAATGCGCCGCCAGATCAGCATCCTCAAAGCCGCCGCACAGATAATTCTCATCAGTTCTGTACCGCTCTAAATGTGCTTCCGAAAAGTGAAATTCAAAAGGCGTAGGATACACAAAATTGCGCAGGTATGTCTTAAGGACGATAGATAGTTCAATTCCGCGCTTATTCGGCAGACTGTCATGATAAGCTACAATACGCCTGGCAAGTCTATGACTGACCTCTGCGGGCAGCTTGTCATGTACGACGATCAGCAGATCGATATCGCTGGTATCGGGGTGAAAACAGCCCATCGCCAGTGAGCCATGCACGTAAATTCCCGACAGATTCTCCCCCAGCTCCTCCTTGAACAGATCCACCGCCTGATACAAATATGCCAATATTTCCAATTTCATCAACCTCCTTGTTACATTCAACATGCAAGTTATTGATAGCAGATTAGGGATTACTTTTAATATATCAATTGATATATCTCAGAAGTGAAGGGGTACTGATTTCCTTCATCCCTCACCGTCAAAATAATAAAATAACCCCACAAAGTGGGGCTTTAGCGTAGGTGTTGACTCAGGTACTTTGCGGGGACCTCAAAACATATAAATTTATCTGTTAAAAAAACGGAAGAACAGATAAACTGTTCCCCCGCATGTATTCTTCCGCTGAGCGCTTAGCTTAGCGATTCGGCAGACTGTACCCCTCACCGATGGCGCTGCCATCCTTGAAGCGGTAGAAGCTGTAATAGAATCGCCCGTCTTTTTTGTAAAATAGCTGCCAGGCATATTCCCCGTTGTATACACCGGGCAGCAGCCGTTCGATCGTAATGTCCGGCAGCTGAGCGGCTATGATTCCGCGCATTTTCTCTTCTGAGGTGCCATTGCTCAGTTCCTCTGCATACAGGTCGTTGTCGCCTCCGGCAGGCTTGCCCTCCAAGGTGAAACGGACCCACACCATCAGATCGGTCCCTGCTTCATTTTTACCGGTCAGCACCCAGTAGATCTCATTCTCATTCCAGACAGATTTCTGGGCCTTGGTAACCTCTGTTAGTCCGGCACGCGCCCGGGCCAGCTCCTTGGCCTCACTCCGCTCGTTCCACTGGTCCTTCATAATGTAGGCATAGAACTGGCTTAGTCCGAACAGAAGGAGCAGCACCACGGTAATCCCCAGCCAGATCCATCTTCTCCTCTTCTTCTTCACCACGCTGCTTCCTTTCCCGTTCCCCTGAATTACCGTTTAAGCAGGCTCTCGAACGTCTCCTGTGCTTTGCGGCGGATGGCTTCCTCATCAAGTGTCAGGCATTGTCCATGCTTCACAACCTGCTGGCCGTTCACCCATACATGCTCCACATCCTTGGCACTTGCCGAATATACGGCATGGGAGAGCAGATCGGTATGCGGCAGCAGATGCGGCTGGTCAATATCAAGTGCGATGAAGTCGGCCTTCATTCCTGCGGCAAGCCGGCCTACCCCGCTTAGGAAAATAGACTGCGCCCCATACTCCGTAGCCATCAGAAGCGCCTCAGGAGCCGGTACCGCTGTGGGATCACCACTTACGCCCTTGTGAATCAGAGCCGCCAGCCTCATCTCTTCGAACATATCCAGATTGTTGTTGCTTGCCGCGCCGTCTGTACCCAGGGAGACCTTAATCCCGGCTCTCAGCAGTTCAGGAACACGCGCAACCCCGCTGGCCAGCTTCAGGTTACTGCCGGGGTTATGCGACACGCCAACGTTATGGCGGGCCAGAATCCCGATCTCTTCATCGTTCAGATGAACCCCGTGGGCAATGAGCGAAGGACGGGTGAACATCCCGAGCTTCTCCAGATGTGCGACCGGACGCAGGCCGTAGTCGGCCACATTCTGCTCCACTTCATGGCGCGTCTCGGACATATGGGTGTGCATTGGCAAGTCCAGATCATGGGCAGCCTGCACAAACTTCATGAAAAACTCTGGAGGACAGGTGTACGGTGCGTGCGGTGAGAGCATGGTCGTAATTCTGCCGTCAGCCTTGCCGTGCCAGTTACGGGCAAAAGCAATCGCCTCAGCGAGCTTGGATTGCTGTACCTCTTCCGGGCACAGCCCAATTACGCCGCGCATCAACACAGCACGAATACCGGACTGCTCGGTCACTTCCGCTACCCTGTCCATATGATCATACATATCGAGGAAGGTGGTTGTCCCGCCCTTCAGCATCTCCAGCACGGACAACGAGGTTCCCCAATATACATCATCACCAGTGAATTTCTCTTCCATCGGCCACATCTTCTCCTGCAGCCAAGACTGAAGCACCATATCGTCGCCGTATCCGCGCAGCAGTGACATTGCAGTATGACCATGGGTATTGACCAGACCAGGCATGAACAGCAGACGGCTGCCGTCTACGACCTGTGCGCCATCCTCCACTGCCGGCTCAGCTTCACCTATGTAAGTAATCAAATCATTCTCCAGGGTCATGTACCCGCTCAGAACCGGCTTGTCACTGCCCGGAACCAGGAAGTGCCCATTCTTGATTATCGTGATCTTACTGCTCATCTTCAGCCTCATCCTTTCCATCATGCAGATAATAGGCCAAGCTCTGCAGATCGGTGGTGAAATCTGCGGCATGAATCCGGATATTGGCAGGCGTCTTGAGAATAACCGGTGCAAAGTTCAGAATCGCCTCGATACCGGAATCGACAAGAATATCAGCTACGTTCTGGGCTTCGCTGTCGGGCACGGTAATAATCCCGATCCGGATGCCCTGCGAGCGGATTGTACTGCTTAGCTCCTCCATCGGCTGCACAACCAGCGAGTTGATCTGCTGGCCTACCTTCGGCGGATAGGCATCGAAGATGGCAGTAATCTTCATCGTATCCTTTAAGTAAGCGTTGTAGTTAGACAAGGCATGACCGAGATTACCGGCTCCAACCAGTGCAACATTAATTTGCTGGTCAAGCTTCAGGATATGGCGGATCTTCTCAATCAGATAAGATACATCATAGCCGATGCCTTTTCTGCCAAAATCACCGAAATAAGCCAAATCCTTACGGATCTGGGCGGGATTCAGATCAAGCTTCTGGCCCAGCTCCTGGGAAGAGACTGTGGAGATTTCACGTTTTTGGAGATCGTTCAGGAAACGCAGGTACACTGGGAGCCTGCGCACGACGGCCTCCGATATTTTATCCGATTTCATGTATTCTCCTCCTTCAAGTTGATGTAACATCACAAATTCGCTTCATGTAATGCCGATTATAGCAACCGTGCCCCGCCGCCTGCCGGAGTGGCAGGGCAGGCGGGAACGGATCTTCAGGTTAATCATGACTTATTAATAATAGCAATAGCAGATGAATTAGGAAACCCCGCCGTCATCCAGCCATTCGGCAATTCTCGGGACCATCTGCTCGGTGAGCATATGCTCCATCTTGGGACCGGGGAGCGAGTACAGGAAGTACTTTCCGTAATGCGATTCGATGACTCTGGTATCGTACACAATTACGATGCCCCGGTCCTGCGCCGTGCGGACCAGCCGCCCGAAGCCCTGCTTGAAGCGGATGACGGCCTGCGGCACGGACAGCTTCATGAACGGATTCTTCTTCTGTGCCTGAAGCAGCTCCGACTTCGCTTCTGCCAGCGGGTGATTCGGCGGCTGGAACGGCAGTCTGACAATCGCCAGGCAGGTCAATGCTTCTCCCGGGATATCCACCCCTTCCCAGAAGCTGCTGGTACCCAGCAAGACCGAAGCCGGGCTATCCTGGAAGCGGCGGATCAGCTTGCTCCGGCTGCCGCCTTCCACGCCTTGTCCCAGCACCGCGATATCCTGTGAGGCAAGTGCCTCCTTCAGCGGTTCATACACCTGGCGCAGCATCTTGTAGGAGGTGAACAGCACCAGCATCCGCCCCCGTGTTGTTACAGCTGTCTCGGCAAGGGAGTGCACGAGGGTGTCCACAAAGCGGGCATCCCCTATACTTCCCTTGACGCTCGGGAAGTCCCGGGGAATGACCAGGAGCGCCTGCTCACGATACTTGAATGGCGATGGAAGCAGTGCAGTCATCAGACGCCGCTGCTCGGCAGCCTCGCCAAGACCCAGGTTATCGATCATGAACTGGAAGGATTTATCCACGGATAAGGTGGCCGAGGTCAGGATAATGCTCTTCTTCTTATCGAAGAACAGCTCCCTAAGCTGGGTGCTGACATCTACGGGAACAGCATACATTTGCAGCGACTTACCCTTATAATTACCGCTTCCCTCCAGCCAATACACGATATTCTCATCGTTCAGGCTCATGAAGAAGCGGATCTGCTCTCTAATGGATGCCAGATCCTTGAATAACCCGCCGATATCGGTCACAAGGCTGTCTGAGGAGGATTGGCTGTCCGTGTCACGCATCTCACTGAGCATTTTGTCGCCCTTGCGGATGATATCGCTCAGACTGAGGTTCAGTGTATTCTCAAGGGCAGCCAGCTCCTCCCAATCCTTCGGCTTCTTGCCCGGCTGCAGGCGTGCCACCAGCTGGCCTGCTTCACCGGCCCCGGCATCGCTGCGCTCGGGCAGCAGGCTGAAGAGCCGGTCGCTGAGCGCATCCCAGGACTCCTTCACCGTCAGCAGATCTGGATAGATCCGGTCGATCACGCCGCTCCATTCTGAAGCCTGCTCACTGCCCGAAGACTGCAGACTCTGGCGGAGGGCAGGCAGCTGCCCGCTCCGGCTATCCTTATAGAGACGGGTGAGGGTATGGGCGAATGTGAAATATTTCATCTGCATGCCAAGATGCTTGCCGGCAATATCCTCCAGATGATGGGCTTCATCAATAACAAGATGGTCGTACGCCGGAAGAAGCTGATGCCCGGCTTTGACATCTGCGAACAGCTTGGAGTGATTGGTGACCACCACATCGGAGATCCCGGCTTCATGCTTGGCCCGGTGGTAATAGCATTTGCGGAACCAGGGACAGGCGCGTCCCAGGCAGGAGTCGGTATCACTGGCTACAGTCTCCCAGAAATCGCCGCCCCGCCCGCTTAAGTTCAGCTCCTCATCATCGCCGGTCGTCGTCTGGGTCAGCCAGACGAGCATTTGCGCAGCGGTGAGCGCTTCTTCCCTTGGACTCGTAAAGTCCTTTTTGTTCATTCTATGTTCGAACTTGCGCAGACACAAATAGTGCCCTCTTCCCTTAAAGATGGAGGCCTTGAACGGGAACGGCACAACGCTGGTTAAGAGCGGGATATCCCGCTCCCGCAGCTGATCCTGAAGGTTAATGGTATGCGTGCTGACCATCACCTTCTGATCACTTTTCACACTATGGTAGATGGCCGGAAGCAGATAACCCAGCGATTTGCCGGTGCCTGTTCCCGCTTCAATCAGCAGATGCTTGTCCTGCTCAAGCGCTGTAATGACCTCATGGATCATCAGCTCCTGGGCTTCTCGGCTCTCATACTGGGGAAGAACAGCCTTCAGCCGCTTGGTTACCTCATCCATATATTCTTCAAAGGTAATATTATCCAGCGGATTGACGCTTCCTTCCTCCCGTGGCGTAGCCAGCTCTGCCCAGTCCCCCACAGCCAGTGCAAGCTGGCGGTAGAAGCTCAGCTCACCTTCCGGCTGAAAGGTCTCCATCTCCCGCTCCCGCAGCAGACCGTCGAAATACCAGGCCAAATCACTGTCTTCGTCCGCGAACAGCTCATTCAGCCGCTGAATCGTCAAGAGCGGCAGACTCTGCAGCTCTTCCAGACATTTGAGCAGCACAATAGCCGTGGCAAGCGCATCACTGTCCGCCTGATGGGGACGGTCATGCGTAATGCCGAAGTGGCTGCTTACCGCGCCAAGCTGATAGGTGCTCAGCGAGGGAAAGCATATTTTGAGAAAATCGATCGTATCCAGAATCCGCCCCTGAAACGGCAGATAGCCGCAGCGGTCCAGCGCATTCTGCAAAAAATGAAAATCAAACGCGACATTGTGTCCGACGAGGACGACATCATCCAGCAGCGGCACCAGCTCCATCATCATCTCATCGAGCTCCGGCGCATCCTGTACATCGCTGTCTGTAATTCCGGTCAGGCCCGTAATAAAAGGAGGAATTGGCGCTCCGGGCTTGACATAGGAACCATACACCCGGGAGATCGTCCCGTCTTCTTCTATAATGGCAAGGCCAACCTGGATGATCTCTCCCACAGATTGGGTTCCCGTAGTTTCAAAATCAAGCACGGCAAATTTCATTATAAGTTCTATTCCCTTTCACTTGAGACTCTTTATCAGCATAACAGAAGTTACGAAAAAAGGCGATGCACACCCCGGGAAACGGGGCGCATCGCCTAAAGAAACCGAGGATAAATTATAAAAGCGAAACCAGCTGATGGCCAAACTCCAGCTTCCCGCCCCGTCTGCGGCATACCTCCAGATTCACATTCGGCTCCGGCAGATCCGGGTCATGCAGCAGCGACAGGCTGAACAGCTCACTGGCCTCATTGAAGCGTTCCTGGGAAGCCCGGATACAGCCCAGCGCATTATAGATCATCGCCTTCAGCTTCTCCTCACGGATCAGGCCCAGCATGTGATTCAGATGTCCCCAGGCGGTATCGCCTTCTCCCTCCTGCAGATAAGCCATGGCCAGATACAGGCGGGCAGCGAGGCTGTCCGGATACTGTGCCGTAACCTCCCTGAACTGTTCAATGCATTTGCGGTACATCAGCAGCTTGTAATAGCCCTGGCCTCTGACAAAAGCATCCATCCCAAGCTCGGGCGCTTCCTCTTCCGGCAGCTCGTCTGGCGGAGCCTGAAAATCCGCCTGTTCCCGGAACTCGCTCAGCTTCTCGGCGAAGACCAGCCATTCGTCCATTACATTATCACTGATTCGGTGGAGCATATTATACTTGGATAAAAGATCGCTTCGGCGGGCACCCTCCGCAGTAGGATAGTCGGCTTTGATCTCCTGGAGCATCTTGTTCATCTCAGCAAATAAATGTTGAAACACCGGACATCCCACCCTTACTGATAATGAAGTCAGCTTAAGCTTGCCTTACTTCATTATCAGCAAGTACAGGGGTCTTCATCCCTGCCATTGATTACATGGCTCAAAGCTCAGAATTCAGGCAATCGTCGCGTGAATCTCATGATCCGCCAGCTTCACCGGCTTGTTGCCCGCATCAACGAACACTACAGTCGGCTTGTGCGCCGCCAGCTCCTCGGAGGACATGACAGCGTAGGATATAATAATCACTGTATCGCCAGGCTGTACCAGACGCGCCGCTGCCCCGTTCAGACAAATGACGCCGCTGCCGCGCGGACCCGGAATGACATAAGTCTCCAGACGGGAACCGTTATTATTATCCACGATCTGCACCTTCTCGTTCTCCAGCAGATCTGCAGCTTCCATCAGATCTTCATCAATGGTAATGCTGCCCACATAATTGAGATTGGCTTCAGTGACCGTTGCCCGGTGGATTTTGGATTTCATCATATGTCTAAACAAGAGCGTGTGCCTCCTTAGGAATAAATACATTATTATCGATCAGACGGGTTCTGCCGAACTTCACGGCCAGAGCCATTATAACCTCTCCGCCCGCATCCGTCAGCCTGCTGCCGCCTTCCAGCTCTTCCAGATCAGGGAAGGTTAGAATCTCCGCATAATCAATGACCGCAAGCGGCGATTCAGCAATGACCGAGACCAGCAGGGCCCGTGCTTCATCTACGGTACGAATGCTGCCTTCTTCCATAGCCTGGCGCACCTCGCGCAGAGAACGGGACAACACCAGCGCCTGTCTGCGCTCCTCGCTGCTCAGATAGACATTGCGGGAGCTAAGCGCCAGCCCGTCTTCCTCGCGCACAATAGGACAGGCGATAATGTCCACATTCATGTTAAGGTCAGACACCATCCGGCGGAGAACCGCTACCTGCTGGGCATCCTTCAGTCCGAAGAAGGCGTAATCCGGCTGCACGATATGAAACAGCTTGCTGACCACAGTAGTTACTCCGTCAAAATGTCCCGGACGCGAAGCGCCGCAGAGCTGCGACGTAAGCGAGGAGACCGATACGCCTGTACGGATCGGCTGCGGATACATCTCTTCTACACTGGGGATGAACACCAGGTCCGCACCTTCACGTTCAGCCAGCGCCAGATCACGCTGCTCATCCCGCGGATAAGAAGCAAAGTCCTCATTCGGGCCAAATTGCAGCGGATTGACAAAAATACTCATCACCACCGTGCCGCTCTTCTCCCCTGCCTTACGCAGCAGACTGGCATGTCCTTCGTGCAGATAACCCATGGTGGGTACAAAACCAACGGGGCCATGGCCCCCTTGACGCATATATTCAAGCGCTTCGCGCATTTCAGCAATCGTTCGGATGACTCTCATGTTATTTCGCTCCTTTGCCGGCATTGCCGTATAAAGATTCCAGGACCGTCTCGTCTGCGCTGAACACATGCTCTTCCGCAGGGAATGAGCGGTCTTTCACTTCCTGAACATAGCTGGTGATGCCTTCACGGATTAAAGTGCCGACATCGGCGTAGGTTTTGACGAATTTTTTCTCCCGGTAAGGTGAGGCATACCGCAGTACGTCATGGAACACCAGAACCTGTCCGTCACAGTAGCGCCCGGCACCGATGCCGATGGTCGGTATGCTGACTGCCTTGGAGATGGCTTCTGCCACTTCCTCCGTGACCAGCTCCAGTACCATGCCGAATGCCCCGGCTGCTTCCAGTGCCTTCGCTTCGTCCATCAGCCGCTGCGCATCCTTAGGATCCTTCCCTTGAATCCGGTAGCCGCCGATCATATTGACCGACTGGGGGGTCAGGCCGATATGGCCGAGCACCGGAACGCCAGCAGCTACAACAGCGGACACTGCGGAGCAGATTTCGAGGCCGCCTTCCATTTTGACCGCATGGGCTTGGCCTTCCTGCATCAGTCTGCGCACACCGCGCAAGGTCTCATCCACGCTTCCGTGGTAGGTCATGAACGGCATATCAGCCACTATAAAAGTATTAGGCGCCCCGCGCTTCACCGACCGGGTATGGTAGACCATATCCTCTATGGTAACCGGCAGCGTGGTGTCATAACCAAGCACGACATTTCCCAGGGAATCACCGACCAGAATCAGGTCGATTCCGGCTTCTTCCGCCAGCAGGGCTGACGGGTAGTCATAAGCGGTCAGCATGCTCAGGGGCACACCGTCCGTTTTCATTTTTTTCATCTTGATAATATTCAGTGCGTGTTTGTCTGCCATTGCTCTCATTCCCCTTTTCCATAAAATACGCGGTATCCGCGCAAACAAAAAAACCTTTTAGCATGGTCCGCTAAAAAGGTCCGAAGGGCAAAAAAGAGTCACTCGCGATCGTCCCTTCTGTCTCGGTCCTTACGGCTCAGAGCAGAATCCAACGTAACCGTTACATCCAGTTATGAAGGTACATCCGGTAAACAATTTCCTGTTAAAAGATTGAATTGCGAGAGTACAGCTCGCCATGCGATGCCGCCTCATGAGCACAGTATACCAAAAAAACACAAAAATAAAAACCTTAAAATGTGACATGGCCGCCCTCATGGTCGTGAGGAGCGGCCTTATAGACATGTCTGCAAAGAAGCTGAGGGTGTATGCGGATCAAATTAAATCATTTCAATTTCGCCGGACAGTACACTCACGACCTCACCGGATTCGTTACGTATCAGCAGCCCGCCGTTATCGCTCAGTCCGACAGCAGTGGCTCCGGTGCGGCCTTGGGGAGTATTCACACATACCTGACGCCCCAGTGTCACCGACATTGACTCCCACAGCTCCTTCACGGGCTGGAAGCCTTGCTCCAGATAGACACGATACAAATATTCGAGTTCCTCCAGCACGGCTTCCGCAAGCCTTGTGCGGTCTACAGGAATGCCCCCGCCTTCGATCAGCAGCGATGTACCGATCCCGCGCAGCTCCTTCGGGTAGTCATCCTCCGTCAAATTCGCAGCGATGCCGATACCGGCGATGCAATAATGCAGCCCGCCTTCGCGAAGCGAGGATTCCAGCAGGATTCCGCAGATTTTGCGGCCGCCGGCAAGCAGGTCATTCGGCCACTTGATGCCGGCTGGCACCCCGGTAACCTCACGGATTGCTGTGCAGACAGCCACTCCGGCGAGCAGCGTCAGCTGCGGAGTCAAAGCCAGCGGCAGATCCGGACGCAGCACCAGGCTCATCCAGATGCCTTTGCCGTGGGGGGAGTGCCATTTGCGGCCCATCCGCCCGCGCCCGCCGGTCTGCGCTTCGGCCATGACCGTTGTTCCCTCCGGGGCGCCGCCTTCGGCAAGTATTTTGGCTTCCTCCTGTGTGGAACCGACAGTATCCAGCCGCTGAATTCCTTTGGCCCACCCGGGAACGAACGCCTCCCGTTTCAACACGCCGGAATGCTGCGCATGACCGCTATTCATCTCTATCCATCCTTTGCGCTGCTTGCAGCAGTAATTGGTTGTCATTGGCAAGGTCACCTGCCGCGACAGCCAGCAGAAGCTGGTTCAGCAATACGCCCAGCCACGGGCCGGGACGCTTCTCCAGCGCCGCTGTCACCTCATGGCCGCTCACCGCCAGCTCAGCGAGCGTACGGATCGGCATCTCTGCGGTCCAGGACCGCAGGAGGCTGGTGGTGACAGGAGACGCGGCTTCAGCCCCCGCCGCATCAAGCACCGTCAGCCACCCTTCGGCGGCTGACTGGCCCTGGCCCAGCACGGCGGCGATCCACCGCCGCCGCAGCCGCTCCCCGGCGCCGGAAGCCTCCGGCCGCGCCGAGAGCAACGCCGCGTCCCAGGCTTCGCGGACGCGGAGCACGGCGACGACGCCAGTGCGCGTCGCCCCCGGGAACGTCCATGCCCGCAGGAGCTCATCGGCGCACTGCGCCGACGATCCCAGGGCATGCAGCAGGAGCGCCCAGCGCAGGCGGGCGCTCTCCAGGTTCCCGAGACCGGCGAGGCGGGCGGCGGCAGCCGCCAGGTCCCTGCCGGTCCAAGGGAACGGCGCTTTGCCGCGCGGCAGCAGGCCGCTGCGCAGCAGGAGCCCCAGCCCGCGCTGCGGGTGCGGGCCTTCCAGGATGCGCTCCACCTCGGCGCGCACCCGCTCCACAGCAATATGCGCCAGCTTGTCACGCTGGCGCAGCAGACCGCGCCAGGTATTCTTCGCAATCGCGAAATCCAGCACGGAAGCAAAACGTACGCAGCGCAGCATCCGCAGCGCATCCTCCTCGAAGCGTTCCTCCGCTTCGCCTACACAGCGGATCACGCGAAGCTTGAGATCCCGCTCTCCCCCGAAAGGGTCAATCCGCCCTCCGTCAAGGCCGCAGCAGATGGCATTGATCGTGAAGTCACGGCGGCGGAGATCCTCCCGCACATCCCTGACGAAGACGACATGCTCCGGACGCCGGTGATCGGCATAGCCGCTCTCCGTCCGGTAGGTCGTAACTTCCAAGCTGTAGCCCTCCTGCAGCACAGTGATCGTGCCATGTGCCAGTCCGGTAGGGACACAGCGCGGAAACAGGGCCATCACCTCCTCCGGCAGTGCGGAGGTAGTGATGTCTATATCATGCACCGGACGGCCCAGCAGCTCATCGCGCAGGCAGCCGCCGACGAAATAAGCTTCATGACCGCCTGCCAGCAGGCCGGCAACAACAGTCCCGGCGGCTTCGGCCATGCCGGGTGGTGCCATTCTCCATTCCATAACGGACTCCTTACCCCCGGATCGGGTCTAATCCGGATACCTTGCGCCCAAGCACACGGTAATAGATATCTTCATATTGGTTGGTGATCATATCTCTGCTGAAATCATTACAGGACCGCTCCAGACAAGCGCGCCGGAAGCTCTCAGCCATTGCTGCATCCGAGAGCAGCCGGATGGCATACTCTGCCATCGATTCTGTATCGCCGACTGGCGCAAGGAATCCGGTCTTGCCATGCTGAATCAGCTCCGGAATCCCCCCGGCCTGTGAGCCGATAGTCGGAACGCCGCAGGCCATCGCTTCCAGGGCGACCAGCCCGAAGCTCTCCTTCTCAGAAGGCAGCAGCAGCAGGTCTGCCAGCGAGATCACCTGGGCAATCTCGTCCTGCTTACCCAGGAAGCGGACATGATCGTCGAGGCCCATCTCGCTGATCTTGGCTTGAATCTTAGGCAGGTCAGGGCCTTCGCCGACCAGCAGCAGCTTGGAAGGCACCTGCCGGTTCACCTTGGCGAACACATCCACCACATCACTCACCCGCTTGACCGGGCGGAAATTGCTGATATGCATAAGAATCTTCTCATCCGGGGCCGCGAAGTCGCCGCGCAGATCCGTTACATCCCGGGGATAATAGACACGCTTATCCACGAAATTATAAGTCAAATCGATTTCACGCGTAATATCAAGCGCCCTGCGAGTCTCCTTGATCAGATCACGGGAGACTGCGGTCACCGCATCACTCTCGTTAATGCCCAGCCGGATCAGATCCTTCAGGGATTCATCCTGGCCCAGTACTGTAATATCCGTACCATGCAGCGTGGTAACCACTTTGATATCATTACCAAGGATCTGCTTGGCCAGAAAAGCACATACCGCATGCGGAACCGCATAATGCACATGGAACAGATCCAGATTTTGCATTTTGGCTACCTGCGCCATCTTGGTCGCCAGCGCCAGATCATATGGCGGATAGCGGAATACATAATAATCGTTAACCTCTACCTCATGGTAAAAGATATTTTTCTGAAACGTTCCCAGCCGAAACGGGATGCTGTGGGTAATAAAGTGAACCTCATGGCCTTTTTCAGCCAATAGCTTGCCCAGTTCAGTTGCCACCACGCCCGAGCCGCCAAGAGAAGGATAACAAGTGATGCCTATCTTTAGCCGCTCCATAGCTCCGCCCCTTCATTTAACTTAGCTCTATTACTTCAAGTAACGATATGAATTAATTATAGTTGTTTTCCGGGCTTTGTCGAGTGGCGCCTTATCCGCGTGCAGCACTGAACAGATCTACAGTATACGGTACCTTACCGGCGAACCCTTCGGCATAAGGAATGAGCCTCCGCTGGCCGAGCAGCATGTCTCTGGAACGGACGCGCTCGATATACCCTTCCGTCAATGGCGTTGCAACGGCATCATCACCCGGAGCGAGTCCAAATTGGGAACGGTAGCAGGACAATGCCTGCTCCTTCAGCGGATACTGCGCAGTCACATCTACGATTAGATCCGTCCGTCCGAGATCATTAATGAAGTAGAAATATAATTGCGGCTCGGGGATAGCGGGCTTGTCCGGCATATATTTGCGCAGCTTGGCATTAAATACCGCTTCCTCCACCAGCTTACTGCAGGCAATATGATCAGGATGGCGGTCTTCCCAGTAAGGGGCAAATACCATAGACGGGGCATAGCGGCGGATTTCCGCTGTCACAGCCGCCAAATGGTCCTCTGTCATATACAGGCCGCGGTCAGGCAGCCCCAGATTACTCCGCACCGCAGCGCCCAGCACTGCGGCAGCCTGCTGTGCTTCCTGTTCCCGCAGCTCCACCGTGCCGTTCGAGGACATCTCTGCCCGGGTCAGATCGCACATTCCTACCTTGAAGCCGGCAGCAGTATGCTTGGCAATCGTCCCTGCCATGCCGATCTCGGCATCATCTGCATGCGCGCCGAATACCAGAATGTCAAGCTTCATGACTCGTCCACACCCGGCTTGTATTTATGTACCAGCTCACGCCAGCCGAAATCCCCCCGGTCAATAGCCTTCACCAGAATTTCTGCTGTAGCAATATTCGTGGCCACAGGAATCCCGTACACATCGCACAGACG is part of the Paenibacillus sp. FSL M7-0420 genome and harbors:
- the panC gene encoding pantoate--beta-alanine ligase, which translates into the protein MRVIRTIAEMREALEYMRQGGHGPVGFVPTMGYLHEGHASLLRKAGEKSGTVVMSIFVNPLQFGPNEDFASYPRDEQRDLALAEREGADLVFIPSVEEMYPQPIRTGVSVSSLTSQLCGASRPGHFDGVTTVVSKLFHIVQPDYAFFGLKDAQQVAVLRRMVSDLNMNVDIIACPIVREEDGLALSSRNVYLSSEERRQALVLSRSLREVRQAMEEGSIRTVDEARALLVSVIAESPLAVIDYAEILTFPDLEELEGGSRLTDAGGEVIMALAVKFGRTRLIDNNVFIPKEAHALV
- the panB gene encoding 3-methyl-2-oxobutanoate hydroxymethyltransferase — translated: MADKHALNIIKMKKMKTDGVPLSMLTAYDYPSALLAEEAGIDLILVGDSLGNVVLGYDTTLPVTIEDMVYHTRSVKRGAPNTFIVADMPFMTYHGSVDETLRGVRRLMQEGQAHAVKMEGGLEICSAVSAVVAAGVPVLGHIGLTPQSVNMIGGYRIQGKDPKDAQRLMDEAKALEAAGAFGMVLELVTEEVAEAISKAVSIPTIGIGAGRYCDGQVLVFHDVLRYASPYREKKFVKTYADVGTLIREGITSYVQEVKDRSFPAEEHVFSADETVLESLYGNAGKGAK
- a CDS encoding CCA tRNA nucleotidyltransferase yields the protein MEWRMAPPGMAEAAGTVVAGLLAGGHEAYFVGGCLRDELLGRPVHDIDITTSALPEEVMALFPRCVPTGLAHGTITVLQEGYSLEVTTYRTESGYADHRRPEHVVFVRDVREDLRRRDFTINAICCGLDGGRIDPFGGERDLKLRVIRCVGEAEERFEEDALRMLRCVRFASVLDFAIAKNTWRGLLRQRDKLAHIAVERVRAEVERILEGPHPQRGLGLLLRSGLLPRGKAPFPWTGRDLAAAAARLAGLGNLESARLRWALLLHALGSSAQCADELLRAWTFPGATRTGVVAVLRVREAWDAALLSARPEASGAGERLRRRWIAAVLGQGQSAAEGWLTVLDAAGAEAASPVTTSLLRSWTAEMPIRTLAELAVSGHEVTAALEKRPGPWLGVLLNQLLLAVAAGDLANDNQLLLQAAQRMDRDE
- a CDS encoding biotin--[acetyl-CoA-carboxylase] ligase yields the protein MNSGHAQHSGVLKREAFVPGWAKGIQRLDTVGSTQEEAKILAEGGAPEGTTVMAEAQTGGRGRMGRKWHSPHGKGIWMSLVLRPDLPLALTPQLTLLAGVAVCTAIREVTGVPAGIKWPNDLLAGGRKICGILLESSLREGGLHYCIAGIGIAANLTEDDYPKELRGIGTSLLIEGGGIPVDRTRLAEAVLEELEYLYRVYLEQGFQPVKELWESMSVTLGRQVCVNTPQGRTGATAVGLSDNGGLLIRNESGEVVSVLSGEIEMI
- a CDS encoding tetratricopeptide repeat protein, encoding MFQHLFAEMNKMLQEIKADYPTAEGARRSDLLSKYNMLHRISDNVMDEWLVFAEKLSEFREQADFQAPPDELPEEEAPELGMDAFVRGQGYYKLLMYRKCIEQFREVTAQYPDSLAARLYLAMAYLQEGEGDTAWGHLNHMLGLIREEKLKAMIYNALGCIRASQERFNEASELFSLSLLHDPDLPEPNVNLEVCRRRGGKLEFGHQLVSLL
- the panD gene encoding aspartate 1-decarboxylase translates to MFRHMMKSKIHRATVTEANLNYVGSITIDEDLMEAADLLENEKVQIVDNNNGSRLETYVIPGPRGSGVICLNGAAARLVQPGDTVIIISYAVMSSEELAAHKPTVVFVDAGNKPVKLADHEIHATIA